Proteins encoded in a region of the Mucispirillum schaedleri ASF457 genome:
- a CDS encoding metal ABC transporter solute-binding protein, Zn/Mn family yields the protein MKKIYLLISILILGMVFIACQPKTVKNKYKSVVMSSNEIIDDLVKSIGGNFIETSMVIRKGNDPHSYTATEKDIIRITDSSLIIYNGGSLEGRLEWALSKIGNITPAVSIIDCLPKDKLIYDTDKNSGKKTVNHHFWHDPVLWKIAAHFIADNLASMNNVNQQIYFQNEEVFLYTLDTLNNYIKEQVQKIPAENRIIVTEHDAFAYFGASYGFETYYLHGSSSSSDISSADINELAALLIEKNVTTLFLEATLPDKNIRLLQSTLKAAGHFVKIGGTLYSDTLGYNNDYEAMMRHNVDTIVNALSSK from the coding sequence ATGAAAAAAATATATTTATTAATCAGTATATTAATTTTAGGTATGGTATTTATTGCATGTCAGCCTAAAACAGTTAAAAATAAATATAAATCAGTGGTAATGAGCTCAAATGAAATTATAGATGATTTAGTAAAATCTATTGGCGGCAACTTTATAGAAACAAGTATGGTTATAAGAAAAGGAAACGACCCGCACTCATACACTGCCACAGAAAAAGATATTATCAGAATAACAGATTCATCTCTTATTATATATAATGGCGGAAGTTTAGAAGGACGGCTTGAATGGGCATTAAGCAAGATAGGCAATATTACTCCAGCAGTATCTATTATAGACTGTCTGCCAAAAGATAAACTTATATATGATACAGATAAAAATAGTGGTAAAAAAACAGTAAACCACCACTTTTGGCATGACCCAGTTTTATGGAAAATTGCAGCTCATTTTATTGCAGATAATCTTGCATCAATGAATAATGTAAACCAGCAGATATATTTTCAAAATGAAGAAGTATTTTTATATACATTAGATACATTAAATAATTATATAAAAGAGCAGGTGCAGAAAATACCCGCAGAAAACCGTATAATAGTAACAGAGCATGATGCTTTTGCATATTTTGGTGCGTCTTATGGGTTTGAGACATATTATTTGCATGGGTCAAGCTCATCAAGCGATATTTCATCTGCTGATATTAATGAGTTAGCAGCCTTATTAATAGAAAAAAATGTTACCACCTTATTTTTAGAAGCTACCCTGCCTGATAAAAATATCAGACTTTTACAGTCTACATTAAAGGCAGCAGGTCATTTTGTAAAAATAGGCGGCACACTTTATTCTGATACTCTTGGATATAATAATGATTATGAAGCTATGATGCGTCATAATGTAGATACAATAGTAAATGCTTTATCATCAAAATAA
- the ispG gene encoding flavodoxin-dependent (E)-4-hydroxy-3-methylbut-2-enyl-diphosphate synthase, whose amino-acid sequence MKSRVIKVGSVLIGGGNPVLIQSMTNTDTRDAAATVQQILELENAGCEIIRCAVPDEKAAYALKEIKDKIHIPLIADIHFDYKLAVKSVEYGADCIRINPGNLGGFERLKIVTDAVKAAGAAIRVGINSGSLEKDILANHGVTAAAIVKSALRNIRYLYDLNFDNFKVSLKSSSVPMTIQAYKLFAEQDNSPLHVGVTEAGTLFSGTIKSAVGIGSILSLGLGDTLRVSLTGEPVEEVKTGWQIVSALDLRRKGPEIISCPTCGRTEINLIDLAQKVENMLQCSKSLVTVAVMGCAVNGPGEAREADYGIAGGTCQGLIFKKGTILKKVNEDILLKEFENILKEDGII is encoded by the coding sequence ATGAAAAGCCGTGTAATAAAAGTTGGCAGTGTATTGATTGGTGGTGGTAATCCTGTGCTTATTCAGTCTATGACAAATACTGATACCAGAGATGCTGCTGCTACTGTGCAGCAGATATTAGAGCTTGAAAATGCAGGCTGTGAGATAATCCGCTGTGCAGTGCCTGATGAAAAGGCTGCTTATGCTTTAAAAGAAATAAAAGATAAAATACATATACCACTAATTGCAGATATTCATTTTGATTATAAATTAGCAGTTAAATCTGTAGAATATGGAGCAGACTGTATACGCATAAATCCCGGTAACCTAGGCGGGTTTGAAAGGCTTAAAATTGTAACTGATGCAGTAAAAGCAGCTGGTGCTGCTATAAGAGTTGGTATTAATTCAGGCTCACTGGAAAAAGATATTCTTGCAAATCATGGTGTAACTGCAGCTGCTATTGTAAAATCAGCTTTAAGAAATATCAGATATTTATATGATTTGAATTTTGATAATTTTAAAGTGTCATTAAAGTCAAGCTCTGTTCCAATGACTATTCAGGCTTATAAACTTTTTGCAGAGCAGGATAATTCTCCGCTTCATGTTGGTGTAACAGAAGCAGGCACACTTTTTTCTGGCACTATTAAATCCGCTGTTGGCATAGGCTCAATTCTTTCTCTTGGCTTAGGTGATACATTAAGGGTATCCTTAACTGGAGAGCCAGTAGAGGAAGTAAAAACTGGCTGGCAGATAGTATCTGCTCTTGATTTAAGAAGAAAAGGGCCTGAAATAATATCATGTCCAACATGCGGCAGAACAGAAATTAATTTAATAGATTTAGCTCAGAAAGTAGAAAATATGCTGCAATGCTCAAAATCGCTTGTAACTGTTGCTGTTATGGGTTGTGCTGTAAACGGTCCCGGCGAAGCACGGGAAGCAGATTATGGTATAGCTGGCGGCACATGTCAGGGGCTTATTTTTAAAAAAGGCACAATTTTAAAAAAAGTTAATGAAGATATATTATTAAAAGAGTTTGAAAATATTTTAAAAGAAGATGGAATAATATAA